Part of the Thermococcus sp. genome is shown below.
CCCTTGGCGGGGAGAGGGACGTCCTCAAGGTCTTCGTCTCACTCTCGGGAGAAATCAGAGAACTCGACCGCTTCCTCAGGCGAGAAATAGTTGAGGAAATCGCCCTCGCAAAAATCCGCGAGGTCGAACCCAGCCCCTCGATTGAGGGCCTCAGGCTTTCTGACCACTGGGAGGTCGAGTTCACCGGGGTCAAGGCCTTCGGCAGGTTGAAAATCCACAGGACGGGTGGGGAGATTCTGGAGTTCGAATACCAGTACATCGAGAGCACCATAACTAAGGCATTCACCGAGTTCGTGAAGGAAACCTACGGAGATACAATAGGGGTGGAGTGGGTAGCCCACAACATAGAGGAGGGCTATGCAGGAGTGAAGGGAATTGGAAAGAAGGGGATATACTTCGGAAAGTACAACACGCTAACTGGCGAGCTCATGGAGCACGACTTCGTTCCCAGTGGTGGTATAGCCTCGAAGCTCAAGCTGGTCCAAGTCGAGGGTAAGTACGCGGTTAAATGACATCCCTGCGGTCAATTATGTGCTCCAGCTCCGGCCCGGTCTTTATGAGGGCAACAGGCACTCCAACCCTCTCTTCTATTCCCTCCACGAACTCCTTCGCCTTTCTTGGCAACTTGTCGTAGTCGGTTATTCCGAAGGCGTTTTTGTCATATTTGTCTATCATCGTCAAAGCCAGCATCGTTGCCCCGTTTAGCTTAGCCGAGTAGCGCGCTAACTCAAAATCGAACCAGCCCACCCGCCTCCTTCTACCGGTCACGGTTCCATACTCAATGAGGCCCAGTCTTTCCGCCTCTTCTTGGCTCATCTCAGTTGGAAACGGTCCGGCTCCCACCCTCGTCGGGAAGCTCTTGAAGACTACTATAACGTCATCAACCCTCGTTGGACCTATTCCAACGTCACTCGCTATGGCAGAGGCCGTTGTGTCCTTCGAGGTGACGTATGGATAAGTCCCGTAGTAGAGGCTCAGCCCGAAGCCCTGCGTTCCCTCGATAAGAACGAGCTTGCCCTCGTCCAAGGCGTCGTTGACTTCAGCGGCAACGTCCGTAAGATAGGGCTCGAGTTCCTTAATGTCCCTCGCGAGCTTGGCCCTTCTCATAACTCTGTCCGCGTTGGCCGGCCCGCAACCGCTTCCGGTGGTGCCTATTTTGTCGTGAAGGTGACCGTTGGAGCGGTCGAGTTGCTTGTGCGTCTCCTCAATTATCGCACAGCGGTAATCTATACCAACTCTTTGAGCGACGTCGAAGTCCTTGAGGGTTTCGAGCTCGTGGAAGAACACCTCGGGGTCAACAAGGACACCGGCCCCGACGAGAAGCCTCGCCTTGGTCTGCATAAAACCCATCGGAAGCTGTCTTACCGCGTATCTCTTCCCGTTGATAAAAACGCTGTGTCCGGCGTTCGTCCCAACACCGCCACGCGCTATTACTTCAGGTTCATCTTTCAGGGCGAGGTAGGCTGTGATTGCACCCTTGCCCTCGTCCCCCCATTGACCGCCAACAACAATGTAGCTCGGCATGGCTCCTTACCAATGTTTAAGTCAATAGGGGTCTTATAACGGTTTCGAAATCGCCAAAAAATTGTCAATAACCCATCGCATTCTTTCACATTTCAACGCGGGGAAGCACAACTTTAAAGTACGTAGATGCCCAATAGGGTAATGTGATGCACGATGGTGAAAGCTCCAAAGGTTGATGTTAAAGTCGTCATCAAAAATGGAAAGGTGCTCCTCGTGGAGTATCCTAAGGGGGAGATAATCTGCGAGTTTACCCTCGATGACCTGGCGGAGATTATGGAGTTCCGCTACGCAACACCCTGGAACAAGAGTAAAGACGTTCTTGAGAAGCTGGCGATAATCATAGACGACATTCTCAATGCCTACTCAAACGTTCCTGAGAGGCCCCCAACGAAGGAAGACTTAATGAAGGCGGTAAAGCTCAGGAGGAGTTATTCAGAGAAAGAGACTTAAAGGGTCCGTTCTACTTCACTGGGGTTGGCCATGAGGAACAAGCTTATCGTCATCACCGGGGGGGCGGGATTCATAGGTTCTCACATAGCCTGGGAGCTCGTCAAGGACAATGAGGTTATCGTGATAGACAACCTCTACACTGGAAAGGAAGAAAACGTCCCGCCGGAGGCGAAGCTGATAAAGGCCGATATTAGGGACTACAGAGCGATAGCGGAGCTGATAAGCAACGCCGACTACGTTTTCCACGAAGCGGCACAGGTGAGTGTTGTTGAAAGCATCCGTGACCCAGTTTTTACAGAGGAGGTAAACGTTTTGGGGACGCTCAACGTTCTCAAGGCCCTTCTTGAGGGACACGGAAAGCTGATATTTGCTTCTTCTGCGGCGGTCTACGGGGACAATCCAAACCTTCCGCTCAGAGAAACCGAGAGGCCGAGACCCCTCTCGCCGTACGGGGTGACAAAGGCCACCGCGGAGGAGTACCTGAGGGTTTACCACGAACTCTACGGTTTACCTGTTGTCTCGCTCCGCTACTTCAACGTGTTCGGCCCGAGACAGGGCTTTAACCAGTACGCGGGAGTGATAAGCATCTTCATTAACAGGGCATTAGCAGGAGAGCCCCTCGTAATTTTCGGCGACGGCAAGCAGACGAGGGACTTCATCTACGTGAAGGACATCGTTAGGGCCAACCTCCTCGTTGCTGAGAGCAAACGTGCCAACGGGAAGGTCTTCAACGTCGCAACGGGAAGGGAAACAACGATTCTGGAACTCGCCATGAAGATAATTGAGATAACCGGGACGACAAGCTCTATAGTCTTTGACAAGCCCAGACCAGGCGACATAAGGAGAAGCGTGGCAGACATAAGTGAAATCAAAAAGCTTGGCTTCGAGCCCATGTTTTCACTGGAAGAGGGACTAAAGAAGACGGTGGAATGGTATAAGGACAACTAGGAGGATATTTAACTTTGAATCACGGCTGTGGATAGAACTTAAGGGAGTAATACCATAGCCCGACAGAAACCGAGGGTTCTGGATTGACATATTGCCTTACAAGTATCCAGTCATAGGAGGATGTCCTGCTTCGTGCCCTTCCTCTCCAATTGTAGTAATACCACTGACCAAGCCCAATAGGCTCGTCTGTTTCCTTTTGTACTAGATACTGGGAGATACTACCGGAATCTTCAGAAATAGTGACCAGACTAGTTGTGCTGTTGTACGGTTGCACGGTAATGTTTATGAGGTTATCCGTGCCCAGCACGGGATTCCCACTACCCAAATAAGATGCACCCCATTCCCCTGAACTAACATTAAATACATCAAGCTCATCATATCCTGACCAGTAAGAGCCGTTAAATACTTCCGCCCAAGCAAGAGACCTGTTATCAATGAACCACATAAAAAATGGAGAGGCCCTCAGCCTTGTTGATTGGACTAATATCTGAAATGAATCCCCCGGAATACTTTTTTTGCTCCATATCCACTGTCCGCTACTAAGGTACAGTATGCCGTTTGAAACACTTGGTGTCCCATGAACGTTCCATTTGCTTGTGTTGATTGAACTTCCATCGAAGTTATCAAAAAGTATGAAAACTTTATCTGGGTTGTCATAGCTCAGGTAGGGATTGGGCCATTCCCCATAATGAAGGCAGATTACCTTTTTGGAGTTGGCCGGGAGTTCTGGAATTTTAACCCATATGTATGCTATTTTATTTTGGGTATCCATTAACTGAACCCAGAAATAAAGAGGATGAGGAGGCGTACTGTTATCTGTGAAGTAGAGGTTCGTTGAGTTTATAATATT
Proteins encoded:
- a CDS encoding SDR family oxidoreductase; this translates as MRNKLIVITGGAGFIGSHIAWELVKDNEVIVIDNLYTGKEENVPPEAKLIKADIRDYRAIAELISNADYVFHEAAQVSVVESIRDPVFTEEVNVLGTLNVLKALLEGHGKLIFASSAAVYGDNPNLPLRETERPRPLSPYGVTKATAEEYLRVYHELYGLPVVSLRYFNVFGPRQGFNQYAGVISIFINRALAGEPLVIFGDGKQTRDFIYVKDIVRANLLVAESKRANGKVFNVATGRETTILELAMKIIEITGTTSSIVFDKPRPGDIRRSVADISEIKKLGFEPMFSLEEGLKKTVEWYKDN
- a CDS encoding adenylosuccinate synthetase, whose protein sequence is MPSYIVVGGQWGDEGKGAITAYLALKDEPEVIARGGVGTNAGHSVFINGKRYAVRQLPMGFMQTKARLLVGAGVLVDPEVFFHELETLKDFDVAQRVGIDYRCAIIEETHKQLDRSNGHLHDKIGTTGSGCGPANADRVMRRAKLARDIKELEPYLTDVAAEVNDALDEGKLVLIEGTQGFGLSLYYGTYPYVTSKDTTASAIASDVGIGPTRVDDVIVVFKSFPTRVGAGPFPTEMSQEEAERLGLIEYGTVTGRRRRVGWFDFELARYSAKLNGATMLALTMIDKYDKNAFGITDYDKLPRKAKEFVEGIEERVGVPVALIKTGPELEHIIDRRDVI
- a CDS encoding DUF2341 domain-containing protein, giving the protein MKRDKLFRVLLTLAVVALLTVGLGFALPSIRVNVQELGVGYQQLVSPVSSGSIWFSVDLSEGQLVFSNELPSGTHIYVSLYNSSGDVIAFNYSIVLSSALSAGVVYNYTLSNPTNSQRSDVSQAIVTVVTPDYQTILVGGGIAVTSQQFGVGIANTTVFCTPITIKENSGHNLYNYSVLVVLNDSNNANSETWEVDWNIINSTNLYFTDNSTPPHPLYFWVQLMDTQNKIAYIWVKIPELPANSKKVICLHYGEWPNPYLSYDNPDKVFILFDNFDGSSINTSKWNVHGTPSVSNGILYLSSGQWIWSKKSIPGDSFQILVQSTRLRASPFFMWFIDNRSLAWAEVFNGSYWSGYDELDVFNVSSGEWGASYLGSGNPVLGTDNLINITVQPYNSTTSLVTISEDSGSISQYLVQKETDEPIGLGQWYYYNWRGRARSRTSSYDWILVRQYVNPEPSVSVGLWYYSLKFYPQP